One region of Moraxella sp. ZY210820 genomic DNA includes:
- a CDS encoding DUF58 domain-containing protein gives MIQGLFHNQYQHWIKKRFQVSERTTLTHQTVLIFLYRYGILYSILIILTFIAGINYANNLILGFCFLISAVLAISFYLTFKQLHGLSIEIIYPDVGRVGQDYQVQFIFKQAQAQHRYLMLETETDLKYVLLTETQQHIDLHFFPEQRGRFELPKIKIYSTYPLGLVQTWSYLFLQHECWIAPYAEQSTRENKIQKADFTPDVDEFRELRPFKQGDSYQSVSWKQLALGQGLFVKIFEQMNEQQEIHIKYDDMPSALHEEKLSLMMYLVDYCHQHHLAYSMQLPQQSLAYEQGYVQWVNAQKLLAQA, from the coding sequence ATGATTCAAGGTCTGTTTCATAATCAATATCAGCATTGGATTAAAAAACGTTTTCAGGTTAGCGAACGTACAACTTTAACCCATCAAACCGTATTAATTTTTTTATATCGTTACGGCATTTTATATTCTATTCTGATTATTTTAACCTTTATTGCAGGTATCAACTATGCCAATAACCTAATTTTAGGTTTTTGCTTTTTGATTAGTGCTGTTTTAGCAATTAGTTTTTACTTAACATTCAAACAATTACATGGTTTGAGTATAGAAATTATTTACCCTGATGTTGGACGTGTTGGACAAGATTACCAAGTACAATTTATTTTTAAACAAGCACAAGCTCAACATCGTTATTTAATGCTAGAAACTGAAACTGACTTAAAATATGTACTCTTGACTGAAACACAACAACATATTGATTTACATTTTTTTCCAGAACAACGTGGGCGTTTTGAATTACCCAAAATCAAAATTTACTCAACATATCCATTAGGATTAGTACAAACATGGTCTTATTTATTTTTACAACATGAATGCTGGATTGCACCTTATGCAGAGCAAAGCACACGAGAAAATAAGATTCAAAAGGCTGACTTTACCCCAGATGTCGATGAATTTAGAGAGCTACGCCCATTTAAACAAGGCGATAGCTATCAATCAGTATCGTGGAAACAACTTGCTTTAGGACAAGGTTTATTTGTTAAAATATTTGAACAAATGAATGAACAACAAGAAATTCATATTAAGTATGATGATATGCCGAGTGCTTTACATGAAGAGAAATTAAGCTTAATGATGTATCTCGTAGATTACTGTCATCAACACCATCTCGCATATTCAATGCAACTGCCACAACAATCTTTGGCTTATGAACAAGGATATGTACAATGGGTTAATGCTCAAAAATTGCTGGCTCAAGCTTAA
- a CDS encoding MoxR family ATPase, with translation MQNLEQNIQQFSAKIDEFLTQINQIVLDKHQQTKLSLCCLLAGGHVLFEDLPGLGKTTLSHALSILAGLQFQRIQFTNDMLASDIIGFNLFNQKEQKFEFKQGPIFSQILLADEINRSSPKTQSALLEAMEEGFVTVDAVRYALPQPFWVIATQNPLFQSGTFALPESQLDRFLMCLSLGYPSPVAEKNLLKQQSRREIFQHLQPVFNVDDILQLQKMVNEIHCSDAILDYLVRLAGETRKHHHGLSTRGLIALKKASQSHALIEKRTFVLPEDIQNVFAAVAGHRMGLSQAESQEILKQVKVEI, from the coding sequence ATGCAAAACCTTGAACAAAATATCCAACAATTTTCAGCTAAAATTGATGAATTTTTAACACAAATTAATCAAATTGTTTTAGATAAACATCAACAAACTAAGCTTTCCCTTTGTTGTTTATTGGCAGGTGGTCATGTTTTATTTGAAGATTTACCCGGTTTAGGTAAAACTACATTATCACACGCATTATCAATTTTAGCAGGCTTACAATTTCAGCGTATTCAATTTACCAATGATATGTTAGCAAGTGATATTATTGGTTTTAATTTATTTAATCAAAAAGAACAAAAATTTGAATTTAAACAAGGACCTATCTTCAGTCAAATTTTATTAGCAGATGAAATTAACCGCTCAAGCCCAAAAACACAAAGTGCATTATTAGAAGCAATGGAAGAAGGTTTTGTTACTGTTGATGCGGTACGCTATGCCTTACCACAACCATTTTGGGTTATCGCAACACAAAATCCATTATTCCAAAGCGGCACTTTTGCCCTACCTGAATCACAATTAGACCGTTTTTTGATGTGTCTATCTCTAGGTTATCCATCGCCAGTTGCAGAGAAAAACTTATTAAAACAACAAAGTCGCCGTGAAATTTTCCAACATTTGCAACCTGTATTTAATGTTGATGATATTTTACAATTACAAAAAATGGTAAATGAAATTCATTGTAGTGATGCTATTTTAGATTATTTAGTACGTCTTGCAGGCGAAACACGTAAACATCATCATGGTTTATCAACACGTGGTTTAATTGCATTGAAAAAAGCATCGCAAAGCCATGCCTTAATTGAAAAACGTACTTTTGTATTACCAGAAGATATTCAAAATGTATTCGCAGCAGTAGCAGGACATCGTATGGGCTTATCTCAAGCAGAAAGCCAAGAAATTTTAAAACAGGTTAAAGTTGAAATTTAA
- a CDS encoding O-methyltransferase, with translation MSDTPSLWAEIDKYIDEHLIPPQPQLDKTLENTALHGFSNHLAVAPNQGMFLKMLVQMNHCKRVLELGTFAAYSTQWLAQALPDDGYLLTIEGRETHVAMARENLALANISSTIDLRHGRGVDILQQLIEQNIEPFDFIFIDADKQSYPQYLALSLQLSRSGTVIVLDNVIRAGDILDKNNYKPSIEGIRQMYKTMYNHPQILSCTALQTVGSKGHDGFAIAIVK, from the coding sequence ATGTCAGATACACCATCTTTGTGGGCAGAGATTGATAAATATATTGATGAACATTTAATTCCACCACAACCACAGCTCGATAAAACCTTAGAAAACACAGCCTTGCATGGTTTTTCTAATCATTTAGCGGTTGCTCCTAATCAAGGTATGTTTTTAAAAATGTTGGTTCAAATGAATCATTGTAAACGTGTTTTAGAATTAGGTACATTTGCCGCTTATAGTACACAATGGCTTGCACAAGCCCTTCCTGATGATGGATATTTATTAACCATAGAAGGACGAGAGACACATGTGGCAATGGCACGAGAAAATTTAGCGTTGGCTAATATTAGCTCAACAATTGATTTGCGTCATGGGCGTGGTGTTGATATTTTACAGCAATTGATTGAGCAAAATATTGAACCATTTGATTTTATTTTTATTGATGCTGATAAACAAAGTTATCCTCAATATTTAGCGTTAAGTTTGCAACTTTCACGTTCTGGAACGGTTATCGTGTTAGATAATGTGATTCGTGCTGGCGATATTTTGGATAAAAATAATTATAAGCCAAGTATTGAAGGTATTCGTCAAATGTATAAAACAATGTACAATCATCCGCAAATTTTATCTTGTACCGCTTTACAAACGGTGGGCAGTAAAGGACATGATGGTTTTGCTATTGCGATTGTCAAATAG
- the rng gene encoding ribonuclease G, producing MVTEFLINMTPTECRVALIENGTVNELFIERTARRDLVGNIYKGKVVRVLPGMQAAFIDIGLSRTAFLHINDMVWCRSKPEPNIGEILHPGKVITVQIMKDMLGTKGARLTTDLSIPSRYLVFMPFAEQSGISQKIEDEQERERLKNIIQQLQQKHKLPNVIVRTAAEGVSETELEQDMLYLVKLWEHIQHKKINLHAPSLVFQEIPLAQRIIRDYTRQQNVKIFVDSRETYQQLNQFITEFIPHLQDNLIHYAGEKPIFDLYNVEEDIQKALQTRVALKSGGYLMIDQTEAMTTIDVNTGSYVGGRSLEDTVFKTNMEATEVIARQLRLRNLGGIIIIDFIDMQELHHRERVMQQFEKMLQRDHAKTKISQVSELGLVEMTRKRTRESLERLLCEPCPTCESRGFVKTAETVCYEIFRELMRYARAYETQHDFTVIAHPAIIDRFLTTETNAVADFEHFVQRTIKFQVENCYTQEQYDIVLS from the coding sequence ATGGTAACAGAGTTTTTAATTAATATGACACCGACTGAATGTCGTGTTGCACTTATTGAAAATGGTACAGTCAATGAGCTGTTTATTGAACGCACCGCTCGCCGTGATTTGGTGGGAAATATTTACAAGGGGAAAGTCGTTCGTGTGCTACCCGGTATGCAAGCCGCATTTATCGACATTGGACTTTCTCGCACTGCTTTTTTACATATTAATGATATGGTTTGGTGTCGTTCAAAACCTGAACCAAATATTGGCGAGATTTTACACCCCGGTAAAGTCATTACTGTGCAAATCATGAAAGATATGCTTGGCACAAAAGGAGCTAGACTGACTACTGATTTATCGATTCCATCACGCTATTTAGTCTTTATGCCTTTTGCGGAACAAAGTGGTATTTCTCAAAAAATTGAAGATGAGCAGGAGCGTGAACGTCTCAAAAATATCATCCAACAATTGCAACAAAAGCATAAGTTGCCTAACGTTATTGTGCGTACGGCTGCAGAAGGTGTATCTGAAACCGAACTAGAACAAGATATGTTGTACTTAGTGAAACTTTGGGAGCATATTCAGCATAAAAAAATTAATTTACACGCACCGAGTTTAGTTTTTCAGGAAATTCCTTTAGCACAACGCATTATCCGTGATTATACACGTCAGCAAAATGTGAAAATTTTTGTTGATTCTCGTGAGACTTATCAGCAATTAAATCAATTTATTACAGAATTTATTCCGCATTTGCAAGATAATCTGATTCATTATGCAGGTGAAAAGCCAATTTTTGATTTGTATAATGTTGAAGAAGATATTCAAAAAGCCTTACAAACTCGAGTGGCTCTCAAATCAGGTGGTTATCTAATGATAGACCAAACTGAAGCTATGACTACAATTGACGTTAATACGGGGTCTTATGTTGGTGGACGTAGCTTAGAAGATACGGTATTTAAAACCAATATGGAAGCAACGGAAGTCATCGCTCGGCAGTTACGTTTACGCAATTTGGGGGGCATTATTATTATCGATTTTATTGATATGCAAGAACTTCATCATCGTGAGCGTGTGATGCAACAATTTGAAAAAATGCTACAACGAGACCATGCAAAAACTAAAATTAGTCAAGTATCAGAATTAGGCTTAGTTGAAATGACACGTAAACGCACACGAGAGTCATTAGAGCGATTATTGTGTGAACCGTGTCCTACTTGTGAAAGTCGTGGTTTTGTGAAAACTGCGGAAACTGTTTGCTATGAGATTTTCCGTGAGCTGATGCGATATGCACGAGCTTATGAAACACAACATGATTTTACAGTGATTGCCCACCCTGCGATTATTGACCGTTTTTTAACTACGGAAACCAATGCCGTGGCGGATTTTGAACATTTTGTACAACGTACGATTAAATTTCAGGTCGAAAATTGTTATACACAAGAGCAATATGATATTGTGTTGAGTTAG
- a CDS encoding aspartate/glutamate racemase family protein has translation MKTLGIIGGMSSASTETYYREINRLVNQTKGYNHSAPLIVYSVDFEPIVQYQKHNEWQKAGELLAKIAEKLQRIGAEGILLATNTMHKVAPAIQEKITVPFLHIVDATAQAIQSSQIDKVALLGTQFVMQQEFYKQGLAQYQIETIVPDAETQQEIHRIIFQELCVGEILPQSKQYYLRAIEQLIAQGAKGVILGCTEIGLLIQQNDVSIPVFDTATLHAEMASRFILAD, from the coding sequence ATGAAAACATTAGGTATTATCGGCGGTATGTCATCAGCTAGTACAGAGACTTATTATCGTGAAATCAATCGCTTAGTAAATCAGACGAAAGGATATAATCATTCTGCACCATTGATTGTTTATAGTGTAGATTTTGAACCGATTGTACAATATCAAAAACACAATGAATGGCAAAAAGCAGGTGAACTATTGGCAAAGATTGCCGAAAAATTACAACGAATTGGTGCGGAAGGGATTTTATTGGCAACCAATACCATGCACAAAGTTGCACCTGCGATTCAAGAAAAAATTACTGTGCCATTTTTACATATTGTTGATGCAACAGCTCAAGCCATTCAAAGCAGCCAAATTGATAAAGTGGCATTATTAGGCACACAATTTGTCATGCAACAGGAGTTTTATAAACAAGGTTTGGCACAATATCAAATTGAAACCATCGTTCCTGATGCAGAAACACAACAAGAAATCCACCGCATTATTTTTCAGGAATTATGCGTTGGCGAAATTTTACCACAATCTAAACAATATTATTTGAGAGCAATAGAACAGTTAATTGCACAAGGGGCGAAAGGTGTGATTTTAGGTTGTACGGAAATTGGTTTATTAATTCAACAAAATGATGTTTCTATTCCTGTTTTTGATACCGCAACGTTACACGCTGAAATGGCAAGTCGCTTTATTTTAGCTGATTAA
- a CDS encoding wax ester/triacylglycerol synthase family O-acyltransferase, whose product MNFNKRSINPTDFLFLSLEKRRQPMHIGGLLLFKIPDDAPADYIQQAVQHFRATTQPPMPPYSDYLNGLTWEKDEEFDLDHHFRHVALPAPAQIKDLLRYISQEHSALLDRAKPMWTCTLIEGIEGNRFAIYLKIHHALADGVGAMRMIKKSLSHSADDPHFVPIWCLNPNQQSSQRTAKPQEKLSFTERVKNTLKSSQTVLTEIGKNIITPTQQAQHIPIYQAPKSILNQKIHASRRFSAQSYQLQRLRHIAQHFDVKINDIILAMCSGALRLYLQNHAQLPEKPLIAMVPASLRDDDTHLGNRITMILASLATDIAEPVQRLKAIQQSVQQSKNRMARMTSGEILAYTGLSYGVIGLQVASGAFPKHQSFNVIISSFITSQEPLYLNGAKLEAMYPASVVVDGQAMNITVATYLDQLDVGVIACRQSLPKVQKMLKYFEQTLQEYEKIITSTVEK is encoded by the coding sequence ATGAATTTTAATAAACGTTCCATCAATCCAACAGATTTTCTATTTTTATCTTTAGAAAAACGCCGTCAGCCAATGCATATTGGTGGATTATTATTGTTTAAAATTCCTGATGATGCACCTGCAGATTATATCCAACAAGCGGTACAACATTTCCGAGCAACAACTCAACCTCCAATGCCACCCTATAGTGATTATTTAAATGGTTTGACTTGGGAAAAAGATGAAGAATTTGATTTAGACCATCACTTTCGTCATGTGGCGTTGCCTGCACCTGCACAAATTAAAGATTTATTACGCTATATTTCTCAAGAACATAGTGCCTTACTTGATCGTGCTAAACCAATGTGGACGTGTACTTTGATTGAAGGCATTGAAGGTAATCGCTTTGCAATTTATTTGAAAATTCATCATGCCTTAGCTGATGGTGTAGGTGCAATGCGAATGATTAAAAAATCACTTTCTCATTCTGCTGATGACCCACATTTTGTACCAATTTGGTGCTTAAACCCGAATCAACAATCTTCACAACGTACAGCTAAACCGCAAGAAAAATTATCGTTTACCGAACGAGTGAAAAATACTCTAAAATCTAGCCAAACGGTTTTAACAGAAATCGGTAAAAATATCATTACGCCTACACAACAAGCACAACATATTCCGATTTATCAAGCACCCAAAAGTATTTTAAACCAAAAAATTCACGCCTCACGGCGGTTTTCTGCACAATCCTACCAACTACAACGGTTACGCCATATCGCTCAACATTTTGATGTGAAAATCAATGATATCATTCTGGCAATGTGTTCTGGTGCATTGCGTTTATATTTACAAAATCATGCACAATTGCCTGAAAAACCATTGATTGCGATGGTACCAGCATCTTTGCGTGATGATGATACCCATTTAGGCAATCGTATTACCATGATTTTGGCAAGTTTAGCAACTGATATTGCTGAGCCTGTACAGCGTTTAAAAGCTATTCAACAGAGTGTACAACAATCCAAAAATCGTATGGCTCGTATGACAAGTGGTGAAATCTTGGCTTATACAGGTTTATCTTACGGTGTGATTGGCTTACAAGTCGCAAGTGGTGCATTTCCTAAACATCAATCATTTAACGTTATTATTTCAAGTTTTATTACATCACAAGAACCATTGTATTTAAATGGAGCGAAGTTAGAAGCCATGTATCCTGCTTCAGTTGTGGTTGATGGTCAAGCAATGAATATTACTGTCGCAACTTATTTAGACCAGCTTGATGTTGGTGTCATTGCTTGTCGTCAGAGTTTGCCAAAAGTGCAAAAAATGTTAAAATATTTTGAACAAACTTTACAAGAATATGAAAAAATTATCACATCAACAGTAGAGAAATAA